One stretch of Streptomyces sp. R21 DNA includes these proteins:
- a CDS encoding glycosyltransferase family 4 protein, with the protein MTHLTRTGIEQPSLSYVPVQHAALKNADIIPMSLRSVHFVMPGGVDDPAAPSGGNAYDRRLCLDLPGFGWQVRRHAVAGEWPRPGATARTELARTLAELPDGTVVLLDGLVACGVPEIIVPEAERLSLAVLVHLPLGDERGLPPAVAAELDARERTTLRAVSAVVATSDWAVRRLVAHHGLAPERVHVAAPGADIAPLAPGTDGVSRLLCVAAVTPRKGQHRLVEALAAVTDLPWSCFCVGSLTQDPAYVAELRALIEKFGLEDRLQLVGPQAGAALDASYAAADLMVLTSYAETYGMAVTEALARGIPVLATDVGGLPEAVGRAPDGGVPGILVPPEDPAALAAELRGWFGEADVRRRLKAAARGRRAALDGWATTARSLAGVLARLPREPRRAA; encoded by the coding sequence ATGACGCATCTGACCCGTACCGGCATCGAGCAGCCGTCCCTGTCCTACGTGCCCGTGCAGCACGCCGCCCTCAAGAACGCCGACATCATCCCCATGTCCCTGCGCTCCGTTCACTTCGTGATGCCCGGTGGCGTCGACGACCCGGCCGCCCCGAGCGGCGGCAACGCCTACGACCGGCGGCTCTGCCTGGACCTGCCCGGCTTCGGCTGGCAGGTCCGGCGGCACGCCGTCGCGGGGGAGTGGCCGCGACCGGGAGCCACCGCCCGCACGGAACTCGCCCGTACGCTCGCGGAGTTGCCCGACGGCACGGTCGTCCTGCTGGACGGGCTCGTCGCCTGCGGCGTCCCCGAGATCATCGTCCCCGAGGCCGAACGGCTGAGCCTGGCCGTGCTGGTGCACCTCCCGCTCGGCGACGAGAGAGGACTCCCGCCCGCCGTCGCGGCCGAGTTGGACGCCCGGGAACGGACGACCCTGCGCGCCGTCTCGGCGGTCGTCGCGACCAGCGACTGGGCGGTACGGCGGCTCGTGGCCCACCACGGGCTCGCCCCGGAGCGGGTCCATGTCGCCGCCCCCGGCGCCGACATCGCGCCGCTCGCCCCCGGCACCGACGGCGTCTCGCGGCTGCTGTGCGTCGCCGCGGTGACCCCGCGCAAGGGGCAGCACCGGCTGGTCGAGGCCCTCGCCGCCGTCACCGACCTGCCCTGGAGCTGCTTCTGCGTCGGCTCCCTCACGCAGGATCCGGCCTACGTCGCCGAACTCCGCGCCCTGATCGAGAAGTTCGGCCTCGAGGACCGACTGCAGCTCGTCGGCCCGCAGGCCGGTGCCGCACTCGACGCGAGCTATGCCGCGGCCGACCTGATGGTCCTCACCTCGTACGCGGAGACGTACGGCATGGCGGTGACCGAAGCCCTCGCGCGCGGCATCCCCGTGCTGGCGACCGATGTCGGCGGCCTCCCCGAGGCCGTCGGCCGCGCCCCCGACGGCGGGGTGCCCGGCATCCTCGTACCGCCGGAGGACCCGGCCGCCCTCGCCGCGGAACTGCGCGGCTGGTTCGGCGAGGCCGACGTGCGCCGCCGCCTGAAGGCGGCCGCCCGCGGCCGCCGGGCGGCCCTGGACGGCTGGGCGACAACCGCCCGCAGCCTGGCCGGTGTACTGGCCCGGCTGCCGAGGGAACCCCGGAGGGCGGCATGA
- a CDS encoding 6-pyruvoyl tetrahydropterin synthase family protein, which yields MFSITVRDHLMIAHSFRGEVFGPAQRLHGATFLVDATFRRAELDDDNIVVDIGLATQELGAVVSDLNYRNLDDEPVFKGTNTSTEFLAKVIADRLADRVHEGKLGEGARGLASITVTLHESHIAWASYERAL from the coding sequence TTGTTCAGCATCACTGTCCGCGATCACCTGATGATCGCCCACAGCTTCCGCGGAGAGGTCTTCGGGCCCGCGCAACGCCTGCACGGGGCCACGTTTCTCGTGGACGCCACCTTCCGGCGTGCCGAACTGGACGACGACAACATCGTCGTCGACATCGGACTGGCCACCCAGGAACTCGGCGCCGTGGTGAGCGACCTGAACTACCGCAACCTCGACGACGAACCGGTCTTCAAGGGCACGAACACCTCCACGGAGTTCCTGGCCAAGGTCATCGCCGACCGGCTCGCCGACCGCGTCCACGAAGGCAAGCTCGGCGAGGGCGCCCGCGGGCTCGCCAGCATCACGGTCACCCTGCACGAGTCGCACATCGCCTGGGCGAGTTACGAGCGTGCGCTGTGA
- a CDS encoding zinc-binding alcohol dehydrogenase → MERTARAFWLRSPGHGEIRDVTVPEPADGEVLVRALCSGVSRGTETLVFRGGVPESQHEVMRAPFQEGDFPAPVKYGYLSVGRVEEGPAELVGRTVFCLYPHQTHYVVPVSAVTVVPDSVPASRAVLAGTVETAVNALWDAAPLIGDRIAVVGGGMVGCSVAALLGRFPGVRVQLVDADPSRRDVARALGIDFALPADALGDCDLVVHASATEAGLARSLELLRTEGTVLELSWYGDRRVSLPLGEAFHSRRLVVRGSQVGTVSPARRDSRTYADRLALALDLLAEPAFDALVTGESAFEELPAVMAELAAGEIPGLCHRVRYAPG, encoded by the coding sequence ATGGAGCGCACCGCCCGAGCCTTCTGGCTCCGGTCACCGGGCCACGGTGAGATCCGGGACGTCACCGTCCCGGAACCCGCTGACGGAGAGGTGCTCGTGCGCGCGCTCTGCTCCGGGGTGAGCCGGGGCACGGAGACCCTCGTCTTCCGCGGCGGCGTACCGGAGAGTCAGCACGAGGTGATGCGTGCTCCGTTCCAGGAGGGCGATTTCCCCGCACCCGTGAAATACGGCTATCTCAGCGTCGGCCGGGTGGAGGAAGGCCCGGCCGAACTCGTGGGGCGGACTGTTTTCTGCCTCTACCCGCATCAGACGCATTACGTCGTCCCCGTGAGCGCCGTGACCGTCGTGCCCGACAGCGTTCCCGCCTCGCGTGCCGTCCTCGCCGGGACCGTGGAGACCGCCGTCAACGCCCTGTGGGACGCCGCACCGCTCATCGGCGACCGGATCGCCGTGGTGGGCGGCGGGATGGTCGGCTGCTCCGTCGCCGCCCTGCTCGGGCGGTTCCCTGGGGTGCGCGTCCAGCTCGTCGACGCGGACCCGTCCCGGCGCGACGTCGCACGGGCGCTCGGCATCGACTTCGCCCTGCCCGCGGACGCCCTCGGCGACTGCGACCTCGTCGTGCACGCCAGCGCCACCGAGGCCGGGCTCGCGCGGTCGCTGGAGCTGCTCCGCACCGAGGGCACCGTCCTGGAACTGAGCTGGTACGGCGATCGGCGCGTCAGCCTCCCGCTCGGCGAGGCCTTCCACTCGCGGCGCCTGGTCGTCCGCGGCAGCCAGGTGGGCACCGTCTCCCCGGCCCGCCGCGACAGCCGTACCTACGCCGACCGGCTCGCCCTCGCCCTGGACCTGCTCGCCGAACCCGCGTTCGACGCACTGGTGACCGGCGAGAGCGCATTCGAAGAACTCCCGGCCGTGATGGCCGAACTCGCCGCCGGGGAGATACCCGGGTTGTGCCACCGCGTGCGGTACGCCCCGGGCTGA
- a CDS encoding CDP-alcohol phosphatidyltransferase family protein, translating to MALNNTYDARLFHQETAAGAGAQLLLLALLGTAIGMGPAGWLTGVAFALATWAVLNRALRRSQPRSFGPANRVTLGRSILVGAVTALVADSFESSPPVTLFVGLTAVALILDGVDGKVARRTGTSSALGARFDMEVDAFLILVLSIYVSMSLGPWVLAIGLMRYAFVAAARVLPWLNGELPPSMARKTVAAFQGILLLVAASDLLPYAGTVGAVALALGSLVWSFGRDVRWLWTVRDLEQPGVAEDGSRDGSRKPVGEMATAR from the coding sequence GTGGCCCTGAACAACACGTACGACGCGCGGCTCTTCCACCAGGAGACAGCAGCGGGAGCGGGCGCGCAGCTCCTGCTCCTCGCCCTCCTGGGCACGGCGATCGGGATGGGACCCGCGGGCTGGCTCACGGGCGTGGCCTTCGCGCTCGCCACCTGGGCGGTCCTGAACCGCGCCTTGCGCCGCTCGCAACCGCGCTCCTTCGGCCCCGCCAACCGTGTCACCCTCGGCCGCTCGATCCTGGTCGGCGCCGTCACCGCCCTGGTCGCGGACTCCTTCGAGAGCTCCCCGCCGGTCACCCTCTTCGTCGGCCTGACCGCCGTGGCCCTCATCCTCGACGGCGTCGACGGCAAGGTCGCCCGCCGCACCGGCACCTCCTCCGCCCTCGGCGCCCGCTTCGACATGGAGGTCGACGCGTTCCTGATCCTCGTCCTCAGCATCTATGTCTCGATGTCCCTGGGCCCCTGGGTCCTCGCCATCGGCCTGATGCGCTACGCCTTCGTGGCCGCGGCACGGGTCCTGCCCTGGCTGAACGGCGAACTCCCGCCGAGCATGGCCCGCAAGACGGTGGCGGCGTTCCAGGGAATCCTGCTGCTGGTCGCGGCGTCCGACCTGCTGCCGTACGCGGGGACGGTCGGGGCGGTGGCCCTGGCTCTGGGCTCGCTGGTGTGGTCGTTCGGACGGGACGTGCGGTGGCTGTGGACGGTGCGGGACCTCGAGCAGCCGGGGGTCGCCGAGGACGGCAGCAGGGACGGTTCGAGGAAGCCGGTCGGCGAGATGGCGACCGCACGCTGA
- a CDS encoding choice-of-anchor D domain-containing protein: MSSRTFSTRRPVNDGPSGKRRLPASVASLLTGCLLLGIGGMLPLLTAVPARADETTVSVDALRTGWDPNEPGLAPAQVSSSDFGQQFSTAVDGQVYAQPLVADKTVVAATENAKAYGLDPATGKINWTRNLGTPWPASAIGCGDLVPNFGVTSTPVYDPATKTVYLTAKINDGVDAQHPNWYVHALDAATGAERSGWPVKVQGAPVNDPGRPFNAFTAAQRPGLLLMGGSVYAAFASHCDIRPYVGYVLGVSTSTRKTTLWATEDSSANGMAGIWMSGGGLVSDGPGRMFLSTGNGISPAPGPGSKPPGQLAESVVRLGVNSDGTMSAQDFFSPANAPTLDQNDTDLGSGGPVALPGPVFGTTQHPHLLAQIGKDGRLFLLDRDNLGGRAQGSGGTDAVLGSFGPTEGVWGHPAAYGAEGGYVYTIGSRGPLRAFAYGVDGSGRPSLTNTGASTGNFGYTSGSPVVTSTGTTAGSALVWAVYTDGSNGAGAQLRAYDAVPVKGTLNLRFSAAIGTASKFAVPATDGGRVYVGTRDGHILAFGRPSTTALNGSPVDVGKVAVGSTGQATAKVTATKDVTITAVGTPTDSAFSAAPTGLPVTLHAGDTYSVPVSYTPTTPGSDSSVLTFTTDAGAVGLGLTGYGTRPGLTAFPSALAFDTVATGTVKTLGVSFTNTGTEAETISASSPPGAPFAAVGLPADGTVVEPQHSVIVQVKYTPTVAGDNSGTLSVTGQNGTASVSLTGTAVVGEARLTVTPTSTDFGSVAVGKSVTKTFDISNTGNIPLTITKAAPPAAPFQVTNPLSEGQVIGPEDVVHQSVTFSPTAVAAATGTYQLTSDDGRGPQNETLTGMGTAPGRVTVPAPGAGGWKLNGSAQLSGNDLQLTQTSASQAGSGVFPVPVVTDGLKAAFTTVIGGGTGADGLTFALLDPAKTTPSALGANGGGLGWSGKPGVAVTFDTYRNGSDPSSNFVGIATSGSGSTLTYAATTTAVPPLRSGPHAVAVSISGKTLTVSMDGTRLLSTTVASLPPTALLAFTGANGGKTDIHTVRDTIITATSYAVPPPGPNGWTYNGSAALSGTSLSLTPAVANSRGSGIQATAVPSARLKATFTASIGGGTGADGLALLLLDASKATPTALGAGGGGLGYSGLPGIAVTLDTHRNTGDPSANFVAVATGGTGATLRYAATSTAVPALRTGTHAVTVTVTTTGHLLVAVDGTQVIDTAVTLPPNLLVGFSGATGGATDNHTVSAVKITY; encoded by the coding sequence ATGTCGTCCCGTACGTTCAGCACGCGCAGACCGGTGAACGACGGGCCCAGTGGGAAGCGTCGGCTGCCCGCCTCCGTGGCCTCGCTGCTGACGGGCTGTCTGCTGCTCGGCATCGGCGGCATGCTGCCGCTGCTCACGGCGGTGCCCGCCCGTGCGGACGAGACGACCGTCTCCGTCGACGCCCTGCGCACCGGCTGGGACCCGAACGAGCCCGGTCTCGCCCCCGCCCAGGTGTCGAGCTCCGACTTCGGGCAGCAGTTCTCCACCGCCGTGGACGGTCAGGTCTACGCCCAGCCGCTCGTCGCCGACAAGACCGTCGTCGCGGCCACCGAGAACGCCAAGGCGTACGGCCTCGACCCGGCCACCGGGAAGATCAACTGGACGAGGAACCTCGGCACGCCCTGGCCGGCCTCGGCGATCGGCTGCGGGGACCTGGTGCCGAACTTCGGGGTGACCTCGACCCCCGTGTACGACCCGGCCACCAAGACCGTCTACCTCACCGCGAAGATCAACGACGGCGTGGACGCCCAGCACCCCAACTGGTACGTCCACGCGCTGGACGCGGCCACCGGCGCAGAGCGCAGCGGCTGGCCGGTGAAGGTGCAGGGCGCCCCGGTCAACGACCCCGGCCGCCCCTTCAACGCGTTCACCGCCGCCCAGCGCCCCGGCCTGCTGCTGATGGGCGGCTCCGTCTACGCGGCCTTCGCCTCCCACTGCGACATCCGCCCGTACGTCGGCTACGTGCTCGGCGTCAGCACCTCGACCCGCAAGACCACCCTGTGGGCCACCGAGGACTCCTCCGCCAACGGCATGGCCGGGATCTGGATGAGCGGTGGCGGCCTGGTCTCCGACGGGCCGGGCCGCATGTTCCTGTCCACGGGCAACGGCATCTCCCCGGCGCCCGGCCCCGGTTCGAAGCCGCCGGGCCAGCTCGCCGAGTCCGTGGTCCGGCTCGGCGTCAACAGCGACGGCACGATGTCCGCCCAGGACTTCTTCAGCCCCGCCAACGCACCCACCCTCGACCAGAACGACACCGACCTCGGCTCCGGCGGACCGGTGGCGCTGCCCGGCCCGGTCTTCGGCACGACCCAGCACCCCCATCTGCTGGCGCAGATCGGCAAGGACGGCCGCCTCTTCCTGCTCGACCGGGACAACCTCGGCGGCCGCGCCCAGGGCTCCGGCGGCACCGACGCGGTGCTCGGCAGCTTCGGACCGACCGAGGGCGTCTGGGGACACCCGGCCGCGTACGGCGCGGAGGGCGGCTATGTCTACACGATCGGCAGCAGGGGCCCGCTGCGGGCCTTCGCGTACGGCGTCGACGGCTCGGGCCGGCCGTCGCTGACCAACACCGGTGCCAGCACCGGGAACTTCGGCTACACCTCGGGCTCGCCCGTGGTCACCTCCACCGGCACGACAGCGGGCTCCGCCCTCGTCTGGGCGGTCTACACGGACGGCTCCAACGGCGCCGGAGCCCAACTGCGCGCCTACGACGCCGTACCGGTCAAGGGGACCCTCAACCTACGGTTCTCCGCAGCGATCGGCACCGCGTCCAAGTTCGCGGTGCCCGCCACCGACGGCGGCCGCGTCTACGTCGGCACCCGGGACGGTCACATCCTCGCCTTCGGGCGCCCGTCCACCACCGCGCTGAACGGGAGCCCGGTGGACGTCGGCAAGGTGGCCGTGGGCAGCACCGGGCAGGCCACCGCGAAGGTGACGGCCACCAAGGACGTGACGATCACGGCGGTGGGCACGCCCACGGACAGCGCGTTCTCCGCCGCGCCCACCGGACTGCCGGTCACGCTGCACGCGGGGGACACCTACTCGGTGCCGGTGTCGTACACGCCGACCACGCCGGGGTCGGACAGCTCGGTCCTGACCTTCACCACCGACGCCGGCGCGGTCGGCCTCGGCCTCACCGGCTACGGCACCCGGCCCGGCCTCACCGCCTTCCCCTCCGCCCTGGCCTTCGACACGGTGGCCACCGGCACCGTCAAGACCCTCGGCGTCAGCTTCACCAACACGGGCACCGAGGCCGAGACGATCTCGGCGAGCAGTCCGCCGGGCGCCCCCTTCGCCGCCGTAGGGCTGCCCGCCGACGGCACGGTCGTCGAGCCCCAGCATTCCGTCATCGTCCAGGTGAAGTACACGCCGACGGTCGCCGGCGACAACTCGGGGACGCTCTCGGTCACCGGGCAGAACGGCACCGCGTCCGTGAGCCTGACCGGCACGGCGGTGGTCGGTGAGGCGCGGCTGACGGTCACACCGACCTCCACCGACTTCGGCAGCGTCGCGGTCGGGAAGTCGGTCACCAAGACCTTCGACATCAGCAACACCGGCAACATCCCGCTCACCATCACCAAGGCGGCACCGCCCGCGGCCCCGTTCCAGGTGACCAACCCGCTCAGCGAGGGCCAGGTCATCGGCCCCGAGGACGTGGTGCACCAGTCCGTCACCTTCTCCCCGACCGCCGTCGCCGCGGCCACCGGCACCTACCAGCTCACCTCCGACGACGGCCGGGGCCCGCAGAACGAGACGCTCACCGGCATGGGAACCGCGCCCGGCCGCGTCACCGTCCCCGCACCCGGAGCGGGCGGCTGGAAACTCAACGGCTCCGCCCAACTCTCCGGCAACGACCTCCAGTTGACCCAGACGAGCGCCTCCCAGGCGGGCTCGGGTGTCTTCCCCGTCCCGGTGGTCACCGACGGCCTCAAGGCGGCGTTCACCACCGTCATCGGCGGCGGCACCGGCGCCGACGGACTCACCTTCGCCCTGCTGGACCCGGCCAAGACCACGCCGAGCGCGCTCGGCGCCAACGGGGGAGGCCTCGGCTGGTCGGGCAAGCCGGGCGTGGCGGTCACCTTCGACACCTACCGCAACGGCAGCGACCCGTCGTCGAACTTCGTCGGCATCGCCACCTCGGGAAGCGGCTCCACCCTCACGTACGCGGCGACCACCACCGCCGTACCGCCGCTGCGCTCGGGCCCGCACGCCGTGGCCGTCTCGATCTCCGGGAAGACCCTCACCGTCTCCATGGACGGCACCCGGCTGCTGAGCACCACGGTGGCCTCGCTGCCGCCGACCGCCCTGCTGGCCTTCACCGGCGCCAACGGCGGCAAGACCGACATCCACACGGTCCGCGACACGATCATCACCGCGACCTCGTACGCCGTGCCGCCGCCCGGACCCAACGGCTGGACGTACAACGGCTCCGCCGCGCTGTCCGGCACCAGCCTGTCGCTCACCCCGGCCGTCGCGAACAGCAGGGGGTCCGGCATCCAGGCCACCGCCGTTCCCTCGGCCCGCCTCAAGGCGACCTTCACCGCCTCGATCGGCGGCGGCACCGGCGCCGACGGTCTCGCCCTCCTGCTGCTCGACGCGTCCAAGGCGACCCCCACCGCGCTCGGCGCGGGCGGCGGCGGCCTCGGCTACTCGGGCCTGCCCGGCATCGCCGTCACCCTGGACACCCACCGCAACACCGGCGACCCGTCCGCGAACTTCGTCGCCGTCGCCACCGGCGGCACCGGCGCGACCCTCCGCTACGCCGCCACCTCGACCGCCGTCCCCGCCCTGCGCACCGGCACCCATGCCGTCACCGTGACCGTGACGACCACCGGTCACCTGCTGGTGGCCGTCGACGGCACCCAGGTCATCGACACGGCGGTCACCCTGCCCCCGAACCTGCTGGTCGGCTTCAGCGGGGCCACCGGGGGCGCGACGGACAACCACACGGTGAGCGCCGTGAAGATCACCTACTGA
- a CDS encoding alpha/beta hydrolase gives MNRSSWTAAALVCAGVLVLGACGDDDSGGEAATTPAPSSTVKDFGCLAGKQLKGSVTFKDTEGNDVGGYETGTGTTGIVLSHMRGTDVCSWVPAADELAGDGYRVLAVDSSGSEVPEIEGATARLRAHGAKKIILMGASKGGTASLVAASKIAPKAAAVVSLSGPGLYNSMDATEAVPKLTMPVLFVAAKGDGQFADDAKEMDRLAKKSRGEKLQMVSGAAHGNGILDQQPSVWADVKAFLAKYR, from the coding sequence ATGAACCGATCGAGCTGGACGGCGGCCGCGCTGGTCTGCGCCGGGGTACTGGTGCTGGGAGCCTGCGGTGACGACGACAGTGGCGGCGAAGCTGCCACGACGCCGGCGCCGTCCTCCACGGTGAAGGACTTCGGGTGCCTCGCCGGCAAGCAGCTCAAGGGCTCGGTGACCTTCAAGGACACCGAGGGCAACGACGTCGGCGGCTACGAGACGGGTACCGGCACCACCGGAATCGTCCTGTCGCACATGCGGGGCACCGACGTCTGCTCCTGGGTCCCGGCCGCCGACGAACTCGCCGGTGACGGCTACCGCGTGCTCGCCGTCGACAGCAGCGGATCCGAGGTGCCGGAGATCGAGGGCGCCACCGCACGGCTGCGGGCCCACGGCGCGAAGAAGATCATCCTGATGGGAGCCAGCAAGGGCGGCACCGCCTCCCTGGTCGCCGCGTCGAAGATCGCCCCGAAGGCCGCGGCGGTCGTGTCCCTCTCGGGCCCGGGGCTCTACAACAGCATGGACGCCACCGAGGCCGTGCCGAAACTGACCATGCCCGTCCTCTTCGTGGCGGCGAAGGGCGACGGCCAGTTCGCCGACGACGCCAAGGAGATGGACAGGCTGGCGAAGAAGTCCCGGGGCGAGAAGCTGCAGATGGTCTCGGGCGCCGCCCACGGCAACGGCATCCTCGACCAGCAGCCGTCCGTCTGGGCCGACGTCAAGGCCTTCCTCGCGAAGTACCGCTGA